Proteins encoded in a region of the Salinicoccus sp. RF5 genome:
- the gcvPA gene encoding aminomethyl-transferring glycine dehydrogenase subunit GcvPA, with translation MSHRYLPLTEKDKKDMLDTIGIDSISELFEDIPENVRFKGELNLKERKSETALLRELANISNKNITSETHVSFLGAGVYDHYIPTVVDHVISRSEFYTAYTPYQPEISQGELQAIFEFQTLISELTAMDVANSSMYDGPTAFAEAATMAAGQTRKKKVVVSKGVHYQAIEVLKSYCKAQGIEVVEVELDGTYTDLEKLDAASDEDTAAVMVQYPNFFGSIEDLEEMEKIAHKHKGLFVVNSNPLALSLLTPPGEFGADIVTGDTQVFGIPTQFGGPHCGYFAATKKLMRKMPGRLVGQTQDDDGNRGFVLTLQAREQHIRRDKATSNICSNQALNALGSSVAMSALGKNGAVEMAEQNIQKTYYMKNQLQSAGFTVLEGQSFNEFAVKLSKDIDEINDELLEHGYIGGYNLGKVDSGLANHMLIAVTELRTKEEIDGFVERLGEYNA, from the coding sequence TTGAGTCATCGTTATTTGCCATTAACTGAAAAAGATAAGAAGGATATGCTCGATACGATCGGTATCGACAGCATTTCCGAACTGTTCGAGGATATTCCTGAGAACGTAAGATTCAAAGGAGAACTCAATCTTAAGGAAAGAAAGAGTGAAACAGCACTGCTGCGTGAACTCGCGAACATTTCCAACAAGAACATCACGTCCGAAACCCATGTTTCCTTCCTGGGTGCCGGTGTCTATGACCACTATATCCCTACGGTAGTGGACCATGTCATTTCCCGTTCAGAATTCTATACGGCCTACACACCATATCAGCCGGAAATTTCCCAAGGGGAGCTGCAGGCAATCTTCGAATTCCAGACGCTCATTTCCGAACTGACTGCCATGGATGTTGCAAACTCATCCATGTATGATGGTCCGACAGCCTTCGCAGAAGCTGCAACAATGGCAGCAGGCCAGACCCGCAAGAAGAAGGTCGTCGTTTCAAAAGGTGTACATTACCAGGCGATTGAAGTGCTCAAATCCTACTGCAAGGCGCAGGGCATCGAAGTAGTGGAAGTTGAGCTTGACGGCACTTATACGGACCTTGAAAAGCTGGATGCTGCATCTGACGAAGATACTGCAGCAGTGATGGTCCAATACCCGAACTTCTTCGGATCCATCGAAGATCTCGAGGAGATGGAGAAGATCGCCCACAAGCATAAAGGTCTCTTCGTCGTAAACAGCAACCCGCTGGCACTGAGCCTCTTGACGCCTCCGGGTGAATTCGGGGCGGACATCGTCACTGGAGATACACAAGTTTTCGGTATCCCTACACAATTCGGCGGTCCGCACTGTGGCTACTTTGCAGCAACCAAGAAGCTCATGAGGAAAATGCCGGGCAGACTTGTTGGCCAGACTCAGGACGACGATGGAAACCGCGGCTTCGTCCTTACCCTCCAGGCGCGTGAACAGCACATCAGAAGGGACAAGGCGACAAGCAACATCTGTTCCAACCAGGCGTTGAATGCCCTTGGATCTTCAGTTGCGATGAGTGCCCTCGGCAAGAATGGTGCTGTTGAGATGGCAGAGCAGAATATCCAGAAGACATATTATATGAAGAATCAGCTTCAGTCTGCAGGATTCACTGTATTGGAAGGCCAATCCTTCAATGAGTTTGCCGTCAAACTGTCCAAGGACATCGACGAAATCAATGACGAACTGCTCGAGCACGGCTATATTGGTGGATACAACCTCGGCAAAGTGGATTCCGGACTTGCCAACCACATGCTAATTGCAGTGACAGAATTGCGTACGAAAGAAGAAATAGATGGATTTGTCGAAAGGTTGGGTGAATACAATGCTTAA
- a CDS encoding SA1362 family protein has translation MKKFLLYLVLAIAALGLITNLDYFMGMIVNSLIFLLVLGLIMYGIYYFFILTPSQRKYRKALRKSKRKYRKMNR, from the coding sequence ATGAAAAAATTCCTGCTGTATCTGGTGCTTGCGATAGCGGCGCTGGGGCTTATAACCAACCTCGATTACTTCATGGGCATGATCGTCAACTCCTTGATATTCCTCCTTGTACTTGGTCTGATCATGTATGGCATCTATTATTTCTTCATACTTACACCAAGCCAGAGGAAATACAGGAAGGCACTGAGAAAGTCCAAGAGGAAATACAGGAAAATGAACAGATAG
- a CDS encoding rhodanese-like domain-containing protein codes for MDTWLIILLAAVVVILILVLNGYRNMKSVKALPQEEFKKDLRRVQLIDLREKEKYEYGHIMGARNIPMMNFSMKMNSLRKDKPIYLYDQNGRLSIRAGRMLKKAGYTEIYMLKNGISKWTGKIKSKNR; via the coding sequence TTGGATACTTGGTTGATCATCCTGTTGGCTGCAGTCGTCGTCATACTGATTCTGGTGCTGAACGGCTACAGGAACATGAAGAGCGTCAAAGCGCTGCCCCAGGAGGAATTCAAGAAGGACTTGAGACGCGTCCAGCTGATAGACTTGAGGGAGAAGGAAAAATACGAATATGGTCATATCATGGGAGCCAGGAACATACCGATGATGAATTTTTCAATGAAGATGAATTCACTTCGCAAGGACAAGCCGATCTACCTTTATGACCAGAATGGCCGTCTGTCCATCAGAGCCGGCAGGATGCTGAAGAAAGCAGGCTATACGGAAATCTATATGCTGAAGAACGGCATCAGCAAATGGACCGGAAAAATAAAATCGAAAAACAGATGA
- a CDS encoding MBL fold metallo-hydrolase codes for MKIKVLPLGPLETNCYILEHEDEVLIIDPSGDADEIISAVEEGQTVKAILLTHAHFDHIGALDEVAAHFGVDVWIGREEQDWLGDASKNGSGKYRDMGLELIESSITPEIIGEGERRIGSFKFQVLHTPGHSPGSMSFLFEGFIVSGDVLFNGGIGRTDLYQADHLTLLNSIREKLYTLDEDLTVYPGHGPDTTIGEEKTGNPFVRA; via the coding sequence ATGAAGATTAAAGTATTACCATTGGGACCATTGGAGACGAACTGCTATATTCTGGAGCATGAAGATGAAGTGCTGATCATCGACCCGTCAGGGGATGCAGATGAAATCATCAGTGCAGTCGAAGAGGGGCAGACGGTGAAGGCAATACTGCTGACCCATGCACACTTCGACCATATCGGCGCACTTGATGAAGTTGCGGCCCATTTCGGGGTCGATGTATGGATAGGCAGGGAAGAGCAGGACTGGCTCGGAGATGCCTCGAAGAATGGTTCAGGCAAGTACAGGGATATGGGGCTCGAGCTCATCGAATCCTCCATAACTCCAGAAATCATTGGAGAGGGAGAACGCCGGATTGGCAGCTTCAAGTTCCAGGTGCTGCATACACCAGGGCATTCACCCGGCAGCATGAGCTTCCTGTTTGAAGGTTTCATCGTCTCCGGCGATGTCCTTTTCAATGGCGGCATCGGCCGGACCGACCTGTATCAGGCGGATCACCTCACCCTGCTGAACAGCATCAGGGAGAAGCTCTACACCCTTGATGAAGACCTGACCGTGTATCCGGGACATGGGCCAGATACGACGATCGGTGAAGAGAAGACCGGCAACCCTTTTGTCAGGGCATAG
- a CDS encoding competence type IV pilus minor pilin ComGF — translation MPILNEPGGFTYIEALVSLSIAAFVMALMPSILMQFDAVQTPKKGFEMDFFIFEITEVHEGSTDVAADGGNEVITFKTAKGDISYRKHGSRIVKSVEGSGFVTVMFEVEQFNLRETDTHVVLTVASGEGENSEALLFTK, via the coding sequence GTGCCTATTTTGAATGAGCCGGGGGGATTCACCTACATTGAAGCACTGGTCAGCCTGTCCATCGCCGCTTTTGTCATGGCGCTAATGCCATCGATCCTCATGCAGTTTGATGCGGTACAGACACCGAAAAAAGGCTTTGAAATGGATTTCTTCATCTTTGAAATTACAGAGGTGCATGAAGGAAGTACAGATGTGGCTGCCGATGGCGGAAATGAAGTGATCACCTTTAAGACCGCAAAGGGCGACATCAGCTACCGCAAACATGGCAGCCGCATAGTCAAGAGTGTCGAAGGAAGCGGATTTGTGACCGTCATGTTCGAAGTGGAGCAGTTCAATCTGCGGGAAACCGATACCCATGTTGTCCTTACAGTAGCTTCGGGGGAGGGGGAGAACAGTGAAGCACTTCTTTTCACGAAATGA
- the comGC gene encoding competence type IV pilus major pilin ComGC: MKKSCAKKLKKNNDAGFTLIEMLLVLLVISVLIILIIPNIAAQSANVQDTGCEAQVRMVQSQVEAYTLNEGGPPATIDSLVPEYLTTDQVTCANGDAIVVTNGQAIRSE; encoded by the coding sequence ATGAAAAAGTCATGTGCAAAAAAATTAAAGAAGAATAACGATGCCGGCTTTACACTGATTGAAATGCTGCTTGTCCTTCTCGTCATATCCGTGTTGATCATCCTGATCATACCGAACATAGCGGCCCAGAGTGCGAATGTACAGGATACCGGCTGTGAAGCGCAGGTCCGCATGGTCCAGAGCCAGGTAGAAGCCTACACTCTGAACGAAGGGGGACCGCCGGCAACCATAGACAGTCTGGTCCCTGAATATTTGACGACTGATCAGGTCACATGTGCAAATGGGGATGCGATTGTGGTTACAAATGGGCAGGCGATACGCAGCGAGTGA
- a CDS encoding type II secretion system protein yields the protein MGRRYAASDGFTMLEMMLTLCIISVLMLLSVVNMPSDKGRNIDHEIETIGYFLQSAQTGAMGSGIQQIVEMDRLEQRLLIRGRNGRVIRTHSLDICKLKSGGLERIIFKSNGDTDKFGTISFDCLGRPVSFIFQIQRGRFRIEG from the coding sequence ATGGGCAGGCGATACGCAGCGAGTGATGGGTTCACCATGCTTGAGATGATGCTGACGCTCTGCATCATCAGCGTCCTCATGCTACTCAGCGTGGTGAACATGCCCTCGGATAAAGGGAGGAACATCGATCATGAGATTGAAACCATCGGCTATTTTCTCCAGAGTGCCCAGACGGGGGCGATGGGCAGCGGCATTCAGCAGATCGTTGAAATGGACCGCCTGGAACAGCGTCTCCTGATCCGCGGCAGAAATGGCCGGGTCATCAGAACCCATTCCCTCGACATCTGTAAATTGAAGTCTGGAGGCCTGGAGCGGATCATATTCAAATCCAATGGAGACACGGACAAATTCGGCACCATATCATTCGACTGTCTTGGCCGGCCCGTAAGCTTCATTTTTCAGATACAGAGGGGGCGGTTCAGAATTGAAGGATAA
- a CDS encoding DUF2626 family protein codes for MDKLFKTLGFWTAMFAILFYVGDMMMMTLFFIAQTGFFILLGYMKLTERMYMYVFAAYLVFFFVGFTYFTTFLLEPSFGNQH; via the coding sequence ATGGATAAGTTATTCAAGACATTGGGGTTCTGGACTGCAATGTTTGCAATCCTGTTCTATGTCGGTGACATGATGATGATGACGTTGTTCTTCATCGCTCAAACTGGATTCTTCATTCTACTCGGCTACATGAAGCTCACTGAAAGAATGTATATGTATGTATTTGCTGCATACCTGGTCTTTTTCTTTGTAGGATTTACATACTTCACAACCTTCCTGCTCGAGCCGAGTTTCGGTAACCAGCACTAA
- a CDS encoding type II secretion system protein — translation MKDKGFMLVDSLLAMLIFGIIISVLMPAVMMLEQTMTESEEALEFNRRLYLEILSHEDFEAFRRSTSSYMIHDNRICSIKTKKRCAYFE, via the coding sequence TTGAAGGATAAAGGATTCATGCTCGTCGACAGTCTGCTGGCGATGCTGATCTTCGGCATCATCATAAGCGTACTGATGCCTGCAGTGATGATGCTCGAACAGACGATGACGGAGTCGGAAGAGGCACTTGAATTCAACAGGCGGCTGTATCTCGAAATACTTTCACATGAAGATTTCGAAGCTTTCAGGAGGAGCACTTCTTCCTATATGATCCATGACAATCGGATCTGCAGCATAAAAACTAAAAAGCGGTGTGCCTATTTTGAATGA
- a CDS encoding ATPase, T2SS/T4P/T4SS family, with protein sequence MKQLVEEILKDAMHQNATDIHLTLESAMGLVRIRKAGEMHPLKEMTVETYRKSVNYLKFIAELDINEHKTPQSGRTAINIEDTVLNVRVSTLPISLMNEIVVIRVLNAMEGRPSSALFNSPGDYDFFLPYLGRQQGLILFTGPTGSGKSTLMYRLIQEVAASGRRQIISIEDPIEYELDGLVQVEINEKANIDYAPLLKGVLRCDPDIIMFGEIRDATIASQLLKASLSGHLVLSTFHSRSAVSTLSRLKDYGLYDEEILQSISLIVNQRIIYTGGGSFIIYESLDNSQIETLLKGGTIRHQTIVDKIDALHLAGRLTEDEHLSYVEKFK encoded by the coding sequence ATGAAACAGCTGGTTGAAGAGATATTGAAAGATGCAATGCATCAGAACGCTACGGACATCCACCTGACGCTTGAGAGTGCAATGGGCCTAGTCAGGATAAGGAAGGCGGGGGAGATGCACCCCCTAAAGGAAATGACGGTGGAGACATACCGGAAATCCGTGAATTATCTAAAGTTCATAGCAGAGCTTGACATCAATGAACACAAGACTCCCCAGAGCGGGCGGACGGCAATCAATATTGAAGACACAGTGTTGAATGTCAGGGTCAGTACACTCCCGATCTCCCTGATGAACGAAATCGTCGTCATCCGTGTGCTCAATGCGATGGAGGGCCGTCCTTCATCCGCGTTGTTCAACTCGCCGGGAGATTATGATTTCTTCCTGCCGTACCTGGGGCGTCAGCAGGGGCTGATCCTTTTCACCGGACCTACAGGGTCGGGGAAATCCACACTCATGTACAGGCTTATCCAGGAAGTGGCCGCATCCGGCAGGCGGCAGATCATCAGCATCGAAGATCCGATCGAATATGAACTTGATGGTCTGGTCCAGGTGGAAATCAACGAAAAAGCGAACATAGACTATGCGCCGCTCCTGAAAGGCGTGCTCCGATGCGATCCGGACATCATCATGTTCGGAGAGATCAGGGATGCCACCATCGCCTCCCAGCTCCTTAAGGCGAGCCTTTCAGGGCACCTGGTGCTCAGCACCTTCCACAGCAGGTCGGCAGTCAGTACGTTGAGCCGCCTGAAGGATTACGGACTCTATGACGAAGAGATTCTGCAAAGCATCTCACTGATCGTGAATCAGCGCATCATCTATACAGGGGGTGGAAGCTTCATCATCTATGAATCACTCGACAACAGCCAGATCGAAACTTTATTGAAGGGCGGCACCATACGGCATCAGACGATAGTGGACAAGATCGATGCCCTCCACCTTGCGGGGAGGCTCACAGAAGATGAACATCTTTCATATGTGGAGAAATTCAAATAG
- the gcvPB gene encoding aminomethyl-transferring glycine dehydrogenase subunit GcvPB produces MLKGSSPLIFERSTEDRFAYSLPDLEVEKKDLSDIVDSKFIRQTKAELPEISELDLMRHYTELSNKNHGVDSGFYPLGSCTMKYNPKINEKVARMPGFAYSHPLQSDKTIQGSLEITYDMQEHLKEITGMDEITLQPAAGAQGEWTALMMIKAFHEDNGDFKRTKVIVPDSAHGTNPASAVVAGFEAVTVKSNDRGLVDIDHLKSLVGDDTAAIMLTNPNTLGLFEEDILEIRDIVHEAGGKLYYDGANLNAIMAKVRPGDMGFDAVHLNLHKTFTGPHGGGGPGSGPIGVKSELAKYLPKPVVVKNDDGSYKVEHDVPKSIGRVKPFFGNFGIYLRAYTYIRTMGPDGLKEVSEIAVLNANYMMRRLEGTFDLPYKQHCKHEFVISGSRQKKMGVRTLDMAKRLLDFGYHPPTIYFPLNVEECMMIEPTETESKETLDGFVDTLIGISKEAEENPDIVLEAPHTTVIGRLDETQAARKPVLRFQREDIVDEK; encoded by the coding sequence ATGCTTAAAGGATCCAGTCCTTTGATTTTTGAAAGAAGCACAGAAGACCGTTTTGCCTATTCACTTCCTGATCTGGAAGTGGAGAAAAAGGATCTCAGCGACATCGTGGACAGCAAGTTTATCCGCCAGACTAAAGCGGAACTCCCTGAAATCAGTGAACTTGACCTGATGCGCCACTATACTGAGCTCTCGAACAAGAACCATGGTGTGGACTCCGGTTTCTACCCACTCGGTTCATGTACGATGAAATACAATCCGAAAATCAACGAAAAAGTTGCCAGAATGCCAGGATTTGCATACAGCCATCCACTCCAGAGCGACAAGACGATCCAGGGGTCACTTGAAATCACATATGATATGCAGGAACACCTCAAAGAGATTACTGGAATGGACGAAATCACTCTGCAGCCTGCTGCAGGTGCACAAGGTGAATGGACTGCCTTGATGATGATCAAGGCGTTCCACGAGGACAATGGCGACTTCAAGCGTACGAAGGTCATCGTTCCGGATTCAGCACACGGTACAAACCCTGCAAGTGCAGTGGTTGCCGGATTCGAAGCTGTTACTGTGAAATCCAATGACAGGGGACTTGTGGACATCGACCACCTCAAGAGTCTCGTCGGGGATGACACGGCAGCCATCATGCTGACCAACCCGAACACACTCGGACTCTTCGAGGAGGACATCCTTGAAATCCGCGACATCGTACACGAAGCAGGCGGCAAACTCTATTATGATGGCGCCAACCTGAATGCGATCATGGCAAAAGTAAGACCTGGGGACATGGGCTTCGATGCCGTACACCTCAACCTGCACAAGACATTCACCGGCCCTCACGGCGGCGGTGGACCAGGTTCCGGCCCAATCGGCGTCAAATCTGAACTTGCCAAGTACCTTCCGAAACCAGTTGTCGTCAAAAATGATGACGGCTCCTACAAGGTCGAGCATGATGTACCGAAGAGCATCGGACGCGTCAAGCCGTTCTTCGGCAACTTCGGCATCTATCTGCGTGCCTATACGTACATCCGTACGATGGGACCAGACGGCCTCAAGGAAGTTTCAGAGATCGCGGTACTCAATGCCAACTACATGATGAGAAGGCTCGAAGGTACATTCGACCTGCCTTACAAGCAGCACTGTAAGCATGAGTTCGTCATCAGCGGATCAAGGCAGAAGAAGATGGGTGTGCGTACGCTCGATATGGCGAAACGCCTGCTCGACTTCGGCTACCACCCGCCAACCATCTACTTCCCGCTCAACGTCGAAGAGTGCATGATGATCGAACCGACAGAGACCGAATCCAAGGAAACATTGGATGGCTTCGTCGATACACTGATCGGCATCTCGAAAGAGGCGGAAGAGAATCCGGATATCGTCCTGGAAGCACCTCATACGACAGTCATCGGCCGTCTGGACGAAACACAGGCAGCAAGAAAGCCTGTATTGAGATTCCAGCGTGAAGACATTGTAGACGAAAAATAG
- the gcvT gene encoding glycine cleavage system aminomethyltransferase GcvT: MMSELKKTPLYDYYQESGVKVIDFSGWALPVQFSSIKEEHTAVREAMGMFEVSHMGEILVEGNEAEAFVNYALSNNAEKLTDVKAQYTMLCNEQGGVIDDLVIYKLEEQKYLLVVNAGNTDKDYEWLKSISGYDATVTNVSKEYGQIAIQGPDARAAVQKHVDEDISEMKMFQFRKDVDINGCNVILSQSGYTGEDGFEIYCAAEDTEKLWKLFIDEGAAPCGLGSRDTLRLEAGLPLHGQDLTEEITPIEANMGFAVKVDKGDFIGRDVLKEQKENGAPRKLAGFELVGKGIARTDYEVTDSEGNKVGYVTSGTQSPLTKRSIGLALVDRDFHEIDKTFNIKVRNKDVEAKFVKTPFHKN, translated from the coding sequence ATCATGTCTGAACTTAAGAAAACACCATTGTATGATTATTACCAGGAATCCGGAGTCAAGGTCATCGACTTTTCGGGTTGGGCACTGCCTGTACAATTCAGCAGCATCAAGGAAGAACATACTGCTGTGCGTGAAGCCATGGGAATGTTCGAGGTCAGCCATATGGGTGAGATACTCGTGGAAGGCAATGAAGCGGAAGCGTTTGTAAACTATGCACTGAGCAATAATGCTGAGAAGCTTACGGATGTAAAAGCACAATACACGATGCTCTGCAACGAGCAGGGTGGAGTCATCGATGACCTCGTCATCTACAAGCTAGAAGAGCAGAAATATCTCCTCGTAGTGAATGCCGGCAATACGGACAAGGACTACGAATGGCTCAAGTCCATCTCCGGCTATGACGCAACAGTGACGAATGTATCGAAGGAGTACGGCCAGATTGCAATACAGGGGCCGGATGCCAGAGCAGCAGTCCAAAAGCATGTGGATGAAGACATCAGCGAAATGAAGATGTTCCAGTTCAGGAAAGATGTTGACATCAACGGATGCAACGTCATCCTGTCCCAGAGTGGGTACACCGGTGAGGATGGATTTGAAATCTACTGTGCTGCCGAAGATACTGAAAAGCTCTGGAAGCTGTTCATCGACGAAGGCGCTGCACCATGCGGCCTTGGTTCCCGTGATACATTGAGGCTTGAAGCAGGTCTGCCTCTCCATGGCCAGGACCTCACAGAAGAAATCACACCTATTGAAGCGAACATGGGCTTTGCCGTAAAAGTGGACAAGGGTGATTTCATCGGCAGGGACGTCCTGAAGGAACAGAAGGAGAACGGCGCACCAAGAAAGCTTGCCGGCTTCGAACTGGTGGGCAAAGGCATAGCAAGGACGGATTATGAAGTGACTGACAGCGAGGGTAACAAGGTCGGCTATGTAACCAGCGGTACACAGTCTCCACTGACCAAACGTTCAATCGGTCTTGCACTTGTAGACCGCGACTTCCACGAAATCGACAAAACGTTCAACATCAAAGTCAGGAACAAGGATGTAGAAGCCAAGTTCGTCAAAACACCATTCCACAAAAATTAA
- a CDS encoding biotin/lipoate A/B protein ligase family protein, giving the protein MANNIWYYIASGKNDAVHNMALDELLMEKVRAKEIPAAIRLYEWETPTLSIGYFQKMRKEIDIDRVKAYGYELVRRATGGRGVLHDKELTYSVVLPEDYPDMPESVTESYRVLSHGLLEGFRNLGLDAYFSIPRTNEEKKELTNIRSSVCFDTPSWYELVVEGRKIAGSAQTRQNGIIMQHGSILLDVDIDHLFDMFTYSNERFKSKMKEAFKEKAVAINEISRRHFTVEDLYPAFKNGFEKGLGISTEPYALTVEDEKRLEEIKEKYASDEWNYRR; this is encoded by the coding sequence ATGGCAAACAATATATGGTACTATATCGCAAGTGGGAAGAACGATGCCGTACACAACATGGCCCTGGATGAACTGCTTATGGAAAAGGTCCGGGCAAAGGAAATTCCTGCTGCCATCCGGCTGTATGAATGGGAGACGCCAACGCTGTCGATCGGATATTTCCAGAAGATGCGCAAGGAGATCGATATCGACCGTGTAAAGGCGTACGGCTATGAACTCGTTCGCCGGGCCACGGGTGGACGCGGTGTCCTTCATGACAAGGAGCTGACATACAGCGTAGTCCTTCCTGAAGACTATCCGGATATGCCTGAATCCGTCACTGAAAGCTACCGTGTACTGTCTCATGGACTGCTTGAGGGCTTCAGAAACCTGGGCCTTGATGCCTATTTCAGCATTCCACGGACGAATGAGGAAAAGAAGGAGCTGACGAACATCCGCAGCAGTGTATGCTTTGATACGCCAAGCTGGTATGAACTCGTCGTTGAAGGACGTAAAATTGCCGGCAGTGCTCAGACCCGTCAGAATGGCATCATCATGCAGCACGGTTCGATATTGCTTGATGTGGACATCGACCACCTTTTCGATATGTTTACATATTCTAATGAACGGTTCAAAAGCAAAATGAAGGAAGCTTTCAAGGAGAAGGCAGTCGCCATCAATGAAATAAGCAGAAGGCACTTCACAGTGGAGGACCTCTATCCCGCCTTCAAGAATGGGTTCGAAAAGGGGCTCGGCATCTCTACGGAACCCTACGCGCTTACAGTGGAGGATGAAAAGCGGCTGGAGGAGATCAAAGAGAAGTACGCTTCAGATGAATGGAATTATAGAAGATGA
- a CDS encoding shikimate kinase yields the protein MILIGFMGSGKTTIADALGERMDLPVIDLDEEVVKLAGREIPRIFEEEGEAGFREKEFEALSRTSRTSGIIATGGGVVTYGRSYDFLKNTEQPVIYLHADFETLYRRIEGDENRPLVKSRDQVKALYEGRIEKYRAVADHEMDASLQVNEVVSDILEIKSC from the coding sequence ATGATACTTATAGGCTTCATGGGAAGCGGAAAAACGACTATTGCTGACGCTTTGGGTGAAAGGATGGACCTTCCGGTCATCGACCTGGATGAAGAAGTGGTAAAGCTCGCCGGCAGGGAGATTCCCCGTATATTTGAAGAGGAGGGGGAAGCAGGGTTCAGGGAGAAGGAATTTGAGGCACTTTCACGAACCAGCAGGACCAGCGGCATCATCGCCACAGGCGGAGGTGTCGTTACATATGGCCGGTCCTACGATTTCCTCAAGAATACGGAACAGCCGGTGATCTATCTCCATGCGGACTTCGAGACCCTCTACCGACGGATCGAAGGGGATGAGAACCGGCCGCTGGTAAAAAGCAGGGATCAGGTCAAGGCACTCTATGAAGGACGCATAGAAAAATACCGGGCAGTTGCAGACCATGAGATGGATGCTTCACTTCAGGTGAATGAAGTGGTTTCGGACATTCTCGAAATAAAGTCGTGTTAG
- the comGB gene encoding competence type IV pilus assembly protein ComGB produces the protein MPSTLRGGSQKMNIFHMWRNSNRLGKYDAHFLMKVADLLEVGFTLKQALVFLIEQYDVLKPQQQDEYLDMVNSGGSLSSILKAMGYRDAIVIQVSFAEIHGEVLANLRDSSAYLKNVRQTTAKLVKSLQYPMLLVAIFLTILITLNFTVIPQFKSLYSAMGTSSEGVVKMLIMALEALPLAILIFVFAVMLAGSIILYLLNMKDIERKSKVLARLPSIGFFFIGYQTYRFSREFGYFLNNGLEVKEILDLFIHQEINPYLRHISRRIETKLLAGDSLSQALAHIELLDPKLSIFVNHGEQNSSVGNELIMFSEYTLERLIMRIENVTRKVQPVIFVILGVLIICLYLIIVLPIFQMMSSIN, from the coding sequence ATGCCCTCCACCTTGCGGGGAGGCTCACAGAAGATGAACATCTTTCATATGTGGAGAAATTCAAATAGACTCGGAAAATATGATGCCCATTTTCTCATGAAAGTTGCAGACCTCCTCGAAGTCGGCTTCACACTCAAACAGGCCCTTGTGTTCCTGATTGAACAGTATGATGTACTGAAGCCGCAGCAGCAGGACGAGTATCTGGATATGGTCAATTCAGGCGGCAGCCTGAGCAGCATATTGAAGGCGATGGGGTACAGGGACGCCATCGTCATCCAGGTCTCCTTCGCCGAGATCCATGGAGAGGTGCTTGCAAATTTGAGGGATTCATCCGCCTACTTGAAGAATGTCAGGCAGACGACTGCCAAGCTGGTCAAGTCACTGCAGTATCCAATGCTCCTCGTCGCAATATTCCTCACTATACTCATTACACTCAACTTCACTGTGATCCCCCAGTTCAAAAGCCTCTATTCAGCGATGGGGACAAGTTCTGAAGGGGTCGTAAAGATGCTCATCATGGCTCTTGAGGCCCTCCCGCTTGCGATACTCATCTTTGTGTTCGCGGTCATGCTTGCCGGAAGTATCATACTATATCTGCTGAATATGAAGGACATCGAACGGAAATCGAAGGTTCTGGCACGCCTCCCTTCCATCGGATTCTTCTTCATCGGCTACCAGACATACCGGTTTTCCCGCGAGTTCGGCTATTTCCTGAATAACGGCCTGGAAGTGAAGGAGATCCTGGACCTATTCATACACCAGGAGATCAACCCTTACCTCCGCCACATCTCCAGGCGCATCGAGACAAAACTCCTGGCCGGGGACTCGCTCTCGCAAGCTCTTGCACACATCGAACTGCTGGACCCGAAACTTTCCATATTCGTCAATCACGGAGAACAGAACAGCAGCGTAGGGAATGAACTCATCATGTTCAGCGAATACACACTGGAGCGCCTGATCATGCGCATCGAGAATGTGACCAGGAAGGTGCAGCCTGTCATCTTCGTCATCCTGGGTGTCCTGATCATCTGCCTCTATCTGATCATCGTATTACCGATATTCCAAATGATGTCATCCATCAACTAG